One window of the Populus nigra chromosome 4, ddPopNigr1.1, whole genome shotgun sequence genome contains the following:
- the LOC133692142 gene encoding zinc finger CCCH domain-containing protein 6-like, which produces MRGLKKSKRVCWASDVNLCQVRLFLSEESPSQIGSGAQDHLQAKSSWPTHSAGTDDFLPPGFEGSHPSSQLQIKLSEVPVIKWRCPPRLVLNLTWQLVAGEESEEMEVQNQREMRVLEAVYPRPSAIPPNSTFSVDLESSQHGDHQIPLIPITPIEDEDATEAPSDVMGPSMVPMNSQAQLLASGFPSFQNGIPSFPNGKPTAGVLPGVEPDAMAAVNKSSEQGSLIDPDLLLKILSNPKLIEKLVTDHGAVANAQNNPNTPLSDPLTSHVTLPNPAHIQMNRTESSAQASLTATSSGSFYTQPNGVPMGVPSSARIPPPGVPSTPTGVTHAKDINYYKNLIQQHGGDKQETPQQFGSRYNHQVGTSQDLVNSKSRESKHKIMKPCIYFNSSRGCRNGVNCAYQHDSSSQQKGSGITEVQSSKRMKMDREISS; this is translated from the exons ATGCGAGGATTGAAGAAATCAAAACGAGTTTGTTGGGCATCAGATGTTAATCTTTGTCAG GTAAGGCTGTTCCTGTCAGAGGAATCTCCTTCACAAATCGGGTCAGGTGCTCAAGATCACCTCCAAGCAAAGTCATCATGGCCAACACATTCAGCTGGAACTGATGACTTTCTGCCACCTGGCTTTGAAGGAAGCCATCCTTCAAGCCAGTTGCAGATCAAGTTGTCAGAAGTCCCTGTGATAAAATGGAGATGTCCGCCCAGG CTTGTCTTGAACTTGACTTGGCAATTGGTTGCTGGGGAAGAAAGCGAAGAGATGGAGGTTCAAAATCAGAGGGAGATGAGAGTGCTTGAAGCTGTTTATCCCCGACCATCTGCCATTCCTCCAAA CTCCACATTTTCTGTGGACCTGGAAAGCTCTCAGCATGGTGATCATCAAATTCCCCTGATTCCTATTACCCccattgaagatgaagatgcaACAGAGGCACCATCTGATGTGATGGGACCATCAATGGTTCCAATGAATTCACAAGCCCAGCTATTAGCTTCTGGATTTCCATCCTTTCAAAATGGCATTCCTAGCTTTCCAAATGGGAAACCAACTGCAGGAGTTCTCCCTGGTGTCGAACCCGATGCAATGGCTGCTGTCAATAAAAGCAGTGAGCAGGGAAGTTTGATAGACCCTGACCTGCTCCTCAAAATTCTCAGCAACCCAAAATTGATTGAGAAGTTGGTTACTGATCATGGAGCTGTAGCCAATGCACAGAATAATCCCAATACCCCTTTGTCAGATCCTCTAACTTCTCATGTAACTTTGCCCAATCCAGCACATATTCAAATGAATAGAACAGAATCCAGTGCACAAGCATCTTTAACTGCGACTTCAAGTGGATCATTCTACACGCAGCCAAACGGGGTGCCAATGGGGGTTCCTTCTAGTGCACGGATTCCTCCACCAGGAGTTCCATCAACACCTACCGGAGTGACACATGCAAAGGACATTAATTACTATAAGAACTTGATTCAGCAGCATGGAGGCGATAAACAAGAAACACCTCAGCAGTTTGGTAGCCGTTACAATCACCAAGTAGGAACAAGCCAAGATTTAGTTAATTCCAAGTCAAGGGAATCGAAACACAAGATTATGAAGCCTTGTATTTACTTTAATAGTTCAAGAGGATGCCGGAATGGAGTCAATTGTGCATACCAACATGATTCATCATCCCAGCAAAAGGGCAGTGGCATAACGGAGGTGCAAAGCTCAAAGAGAATGAAAATGGATCGGGAGATCAGTAGCTAG
- the LOC133691164 gene encoding protein IQ-DOMAIN 32-like, with the protein MGRSTSCLKIITCGSDSADRDDLELPESNGSSDKRGWSFRKKSARHRVLSNTIISETTPSSVNKESPEPAHLNFQPPDIPTAPEKNAVIQCTDEKPQLSEKPQLPDKLQLSEKPLSASTDQEVAETIVFTKDENEVDDRVEESVVIVIQAAVRGFLAQKELLKLKNVVKLQAAVRGYLVRQHAIGTLRCVQAIVKMQALVRARRARLSPKSSYVENEVGGKHGKPISKTSEKESSVIKPNATCSSIDKLVGNSFARQLMESTPKTKPIHIKCDSSKRNSAWNWLERWMSVSSVEPTPKPEFITEQLEIEKRENFTSSVQTRVPPEEFCESEDSKSNIKEIALPSESEESLIKSEAFDFKFQVCHPNSPLPGDILEQPQPETSNKSDAEETSITINSLPNQTIESEVNSKRVNDSLPHKLELDGEQPDQPKRSMKRGAPEQLETEGKKFVYGSRKASNPAFIAAQTKFEGLSSTTASLSRSYSSSHQDSGVESNTEISGIDTESRTKELDMAENSVPHNSRVQYVGSECGTELSVTSTLDSPDVFEVGAAELEHEAKVSGEETRNPNRTKDLDVEDKDSSKDQVSTLSLLDQPEKLEDAKGESANPIVVADSAQEEMNPEKSVSDVKRELNSETGGLAYRSSPEASPRSHATVPESQGTPSSQLSVKAKKSRADKSSSSQKRKSLSASKRSPSNPNHDSGAGTSEEQLSKDQKNGKRRNSFGSTKPDSTDQEPRDSSSSSSLPHFMQATESARAKLNANNSPRSSPDVQDRDFIKKRQSLPGANGRQGSPRIQRSMSQAQQGAKGNDSHIVHEKKWQR; encoded by the exons ATGGGAAGATCCACTTCCTGTTTGAAAATAATCACCTGCGGTAGCGATTCTGCTGACAGAGATGATCTTGAACTCCCTGAG AGCAATGGTTCAAGTGACAAGCGCGGATGGAGTTTCCGGAAGAAATCTGCCCGTCATCGAGTTCTCAGCAACACTATCATTTCAGAAACCACCCCTTCTTCTGTGAACAAGGAGAGTCCAGAACCCGCACATCTAAACTTCCAGCCACCAGACATCCCTACTGCTCCGGAAAAAAATGCTGTGATACAATGCACTGATGAGAAACCACAGTTGTCTGAGAAACCACAGCTGCCAGACAAGCTGCAGCTGTCGGAGAAACCACTGTCTGCTTCAACAGACCAGGAAGTAGCTGAGACCATTGTTTTCACCAAGGATGAGAATGAAGTTGATGATCGTGTGGAAGAGTCTGTTGTTATTGTCATACAGGCTGCTGTCAGGGggtttttg GCTCAAAAAGAACTCCTCAAGCTTAAGAATGTTGTCAAGTTGCAAGCTGCTGTACGTGGCTACCTTGTCCGGCAGCATGCCATTGGAACCCTACGTTGTGTTCAGGCCATTGTTAAAATGCAAGCTCTTGTTCGTGCTCGCCGTGCTCGTTTGTCACCCAAGAGCTCATATGTAGAAAACGAGGTTGGTGGGAAGCATGGCAAACCTATATCCAAGACCTCG GAGAAGGAAAGCTCAGTAATCAAACCAAATGCTACATGCTCTTCCATTGATAAACTGGTCGGCAATAGCTTCGCTCGTCAG CTAATGGAATCGACACCAAAGACCAAGCCTATCCACATCAAGTGTGATTCGTCTAAACGTAATTCTGCATGGAACTGGTTGGAGAGGTGGATGTCTGTTTCATCAGTGGAACCAACACCCAAACCAGAGTTTATAACTGAACAACTAGAAATAGAGAAGAGGGAGAATTTTACCTCTTCTGTGCAAACTAGAGTCCCACCTGAAGAATTCTGTGAGTCGGAAGATTCAAAGTCCAATATCAAGGAAATTGCTCTGCCATCTGAAAGTGAAGAGAGTCTGATAAAATCCGAAGCGTTTGACTTCAAGTTTCAGGTGTGCCATCCAAACTCTCCTTTACCAGGAGATATTTTGGAGCAGCCTCAACCTGAGACGAGTAATAAATCGGATGCAGAAGAAACCTCAATAACTATAAATTCTCTTCCAAATCAAACTATAGAATCTGAAGTAAATTCTAAGAGGGTGAACGATTCTCTTCCTCATAAGCTAGAATTAGATGGTGAACAACCTGATCAACCCAAACGTTCTATGAAAAGGGGAGCCCCTGAACAATTGGAGACTGAAGGAAAGAAATTTGTATATGGATCAAGGAAGGCAAGCAATCCTGCATTCATTGCTGCCCAGACAAAATTCGAGGGGCTGAGTTCAACAACAGCCAGTTTGAGTAGATCATACAGTTCTTCACATCAAGATAGTGGAGTTGAATCAAACACGGAAATATCTGGGATAGATACAGAATCAAGGACCAAGGAGCTTGACATGGCGGAAAACTCAGTCCCCCATAATTCAAGGGTTCAATACGTTGGCTCTGAATGTGGCACTGAACTTTCTGTTACCTCCACACTTGATTCACCTGATGTATTTGAAGTTGGAGCTGCAGAACTTGAGCATGAAGCCAAGGTTTCAGGGGAAGAAACTCGTAATCCTAACAGAACAAAAGACTTAGATGTAGAAGATAAAGACTCATCCAAGGATCAAGTTTCAACTTTGTCTCTCTTGGATCAGCCTGAGAAACTTGAGGACGCCAAAGGTGAATCAGCGAATCCAATTGTTGTTGCAGATTCCGCACAGGAGGAGATGAATCCAGAGAAAAGTGTATCTGATGTCAAGAGAGAGCTGAACTCGGAGACTGGTGGTCTAGCATATAGATCATCCCCAGAAGCTTCTCCCAGAAGCCATGCAACTGTTCCAGAGTCCCAAGGAACACCTTCAAGTCAGTTATCTGTGAAAGCTAAAAAGAGCAGGGCTGACAAAAGCAGTTCAAGCCAAAAACGTAAGTCTTTATCAGCAAGTAAGAGATCTCCATCAAACCCAAATCATGATTCTGGTGCAGGAACTAGTGAGGAACAATTGTCCAAAGATCAAAAGAATGGGAAGAGGCGGAATTCATTTGGTTCCACAAAACCTGACAGCACTGATCAAGAGCCAAGagacagcagcagcagcagttcTCTCCCTCATTTCATGCAAGCCACGGAATCAGCAAGAGCCAAACTCAACGCAAATAACTCACCAAGATCCAGCCCAGATGTGCAGGACAGAGATTTCATCAAGAAGAGGCAGTCCTTACCTGGTGCAAATGGAAGGCAGGGTTCTCCACGCATCCAGCGGTCAATGTCTCAGGCACAGCAGGGTGCAAAGGGAAATGATAGTCACATTGTTCATG AGAAAAAGTGGCAGAGGTGA